A section of the Primulina eburnea isolate SZY01 chromosome 1, ASM2296580v1, whole genome shotgun sequence genome encodes:
- the LOC140838027 gene encoding uncharacterized protein has translation MGSFSYSELRDLCDEYFDPRKSICCGDPRKAICGGGTTQFHVGGLAHINDKAETALNFYNKKKRKNFVLDKVVKVNRVSGGAIFCLTFWAKRDENDERRLFRGVYCRGNVLLCEIKDGDCEITIPAGHVDGLPGPSPIGTDHPFYEWYLDVYLNAPDVCSEDEDDEDDSEDEKY, from the exons ATGGGATCGTTTTCATACTCAGAGCTACGTGAT TTATGTGATGAATATTTTGATCCAAGAAAATCTATATGCTGTGGAGATCCAAGAAAAGCTATATGCGGTGGAGGGACGACGCAGTTTCATGTCGGTGGTTTAGCTCATATCAATGACAAAGCGGAAACGGCCTTAAACTTCTACAATAAGAAAAAA CGAAAGAATTTCGTTCTCGATAAGGTTGTCAAGGTTAACCGTGTATCTGGTGGTGCTATTTTCTGCTTGACATTTTGGGCAAAGAGGGACGAAAATGATGAGCGCCGTCTTTTTCGAGGTGTTTATTGTCGGGGTAATGTATTGCTATGCGAGATCAAG gatGGCGATTGTGAAATTACGATTCCAGCTGGCCACGTAGATGGTTTACCTGGTCCATCTCCAATTGGGACTGATCACCCTTTTTACGAATGGTACCTTGATGT GTATCTAAATGCCCCCGATGTCTGCTCTGAGGACGAGGATGATGAGGATGATTCAGAAGATGAGAAGTATTAA